In Fervidicoccaceae archaeon, the DNA window TCGAGCAGAGCTTCGTCGGCCTTCTCGGCCTTCTCCGCGGCGGGGGTATCGCTGCAGATCCTCGCGGCGATCTCGAGAGCCCTCTCCGCTCTCCTGCCCAGTTCGCCGCCTCTGGCTCTCAGAGAGACTAGCTCCTCGATCACGGCTCTCGGGCACAGGACTCGCGGCTTCACGTCGAGCAGCTCGGAGAGAGCCTCCTCGACCGGTAAGCCCTCGGCCCTCATCAAGAGGGCGTTGCTGTCCAGCAGGAGCAGAACGCCTCTCGCTACCTCAGGATGCCCCAACCTATGAGCCTCCATCTCCCCAATACCTGTCTGCCCAGAGCTACTCTGGACCCCTCGATGTGGGCCACGGGCCTCCTCAGCGACACCTCCATAGAGTCCCCGCTCACGCTCGTCACAGTGCCCAACGTTATCGCCGTCCCTATAGTCAACATGAGGAGCTCCTTAGGTCTCACGGGCTCGACGCGCTTGAATTCGCGTAGACCCACGACTCTCTCGAGGAGGTGGTACTCGACCTCGATCTCCGTGAGACTCTCGGGCTCTTTGCCAGAGAGCGTCAAGACGTTCCCCACGAGCCCGTCCGCTTTCGCGAGAGAGGGGTCTAGCTCGGTCCCAATCGCCACCAAGCCTCCCGGCCTAGCCCTCTCTACCTCCACGTCTCCGAACCTCATGGATGTTATCTTCGTGCGGAGGGGCTCGTAGGTCTCGCGACCGCTCGGCTTTACCACCTTAGTCCCCGGAGTCAGAACCACCTCTTGCCCCACCCTCAGCTCCCCCTGCATCACGCTGCCGCCCACCACTCCTCCCACGAGCTTATCCGCGGGCGTACCGGGCTTATTGACATCAAAACTCCTGGCCACGTACATGAGGGGGGGCTTCGATGGATCTCTCTCGGGAGTTGGTATGTACTCCTGTATGGCCATCAGGAGGGCGTCCACGTTAGCTCTCTTCAACGCGCTCACGGGTATTATCGGAGCGTCCTCGGCCCACGTGCCCTCGACGAGCTTCTTTATCTCAGCATAACTCTCCTTGGCCCGCTCCGGGCTCACAATATCGACCTTGTTCTGAACTATGATGAGCCTCTTCGTCCCAATTATCTGGAGCGCCACGAAGTGCTCCAGAGTTTGAGGCTGAGGGCACTTCTCGTTCGCAGCCACCACGAGCAGCGCCCCGTCCATGAGAGCCGCGCCGGAGAGCATCGTGGCCATTAACACTTCGTGGCCAGGGGCGTCTACATACGACACCCTCCTCTCGAGCAGAGGCTCAGAGCCCTCGGGGCACTCAGCGCAGGTGGGGAAGGGCGAGTAAGCTTGGGGGGGCTCGCAGCCCGAGCACCTGTATATGGCCCCATCCGCGTAGCCGAGCTTTATCGTCATGCCTCGCTTGAGCTCCTCGCTATGCCTAGACGTCCAGACCCCCGTCAGCGCTGCCACGAGTGTGGTCTTGCCGTGGTCCACGTGACCGGCAGTCCCTATGTTGACCTCCGGCTGCCTCCACTCCTCACCCATTCGATCTCCTACCTCCGCGGCATCGCCCCTCAATCTAGCACGAGCTTCGCGTTGACCTGGACCAAGTCGTCGACTATAGTGTTGCCCCTCACGATTCTGCGCTCTCTGAGCCCCCTCTTCTTGGGCCTGAAGCCGGGAGGCTGAGAGATCAGTACCCTCTTCTTCGCTCCGCCCGGCACGTCCGGCCTCATGGGGAACCCGCTGCTATCCGAGCCCCCAGTTATGACGAGCTTTCCTCTGAGCCCTACGAGCGAGGCGTCGATCTCGTCCCCTATCTTGAGACCCAGGAGCCTCCTGCTCTTAGAGTCGTCGAGTTGGAGCTGGAAAGCGCGGGACGGCTCTATTTCCCCTCTAGCCTCTTCGCCGCCCGTCGCCTCGATCAGCAGAGCCGCCGGCAGCTTGACGAGGTCCTCCTCGAGAGAGTCGCTGAGATACACCTGGACGTGGTGCTTCGCTGTTTTCCCTTCGGCGCTCGGAATCTTAATGAGGGCCACGTCGCCCTGGCTGAGCCCGATCCTCTCGGCCAAGCTAGGGCTTATCAACGCTCGGGGGAGAGCTCTCTTCTCTCTGTGGCTCTTGTCGAGCTTCAACGAGTCGTCGGCCATCAGCCTGACCTCTGCTCTCTCCGCTTTGCTCCTCGGTATCGACACAACGAGCTTGAACTCAGGCATGCTGGGCCCCTCGGCGTCGAATCCTCCTCGCTTTCTCGAGTCGCCGGAAAGTAGGTTCGCTGGATTAAAATGATTTAGCGGCGGGGTCTCTCCGCGCGCCGAACCGGCCGAGAATTTAGACCAGAGCGTAGAGAGGATCCGTTCTACGCTTTATCTCGGCTATCTCTTTGAGGACGTAGACCTCATCGTCGCTTATCATTTGCCTGAACTTCGTGAGCAGAGCCCTCGCGTGAGCGTCCGGCACGTCCGTGTAGAGCACGTCGCCCTCCTCGACGTGTCTCCCCACCATAACGTTGCCGCGTATAGAAATCGCGATCTGGGCTCCAGCTCTAGCCTGCTCGACGGCGCGGCCTTTGTCTTGCAGTTGCATAACTACGCCGAGCCTCCTGCCGTCGCTCCTCATGAGCGGGGCCCCTGGCCTCAGCACTCCCCCCAACACCTCGACCCCCACTATGGCCGGCTCGCTCCTCCTGAAGACGCAGCCCGGTATTATCCTAATCTTCGCTGGTCTAACGATTGTCTCCAGCTCTCTCATGACCTCCTCGAGCTCGAGCC includes these proteins:
- a CDS encoding translation initiation factor IF-2 subunit gamma, whose protein sequence is MGEEWRQPEVNIGTAGHVDHGKTTLVAALTGVWTSRHSEELKRGMTIKLGYADGAIYRCSGCEPPQAYSPFPTCAECPEGSEPLLERRVSYVDAPGHEVLMATMLSGAALMDGALLVVAANEKCPQPQTLEHFVALQIIGTKRLIIVQNKVDIVSPERAKESYAEIKKLVEGTWAEDAPIIPVSALKRANVDALLMAIQEYIPTPERDPSKPPLMYVARSFDVNKPGTPADKLVGGVVGGSVMQGELRVGQEVVLTPGTKVVKPSGRETYEPLRTKITSMRFGDVEVERARPGGLVAIGTELDPSLAKADGLVGNVLTLSGKEPESLTEIEVEYHLLERVVGLREFKRVEPVRPKELLMLTIGTAITLGTVTSVSGDSMEVSLRRPVAHIEGSRVALGRQVLGRWRLIGWGILR
- a CDS encoding S6e family ribosomal protein: MPEFKLVVSIPRSKAERAEVRLMADDSLKLDKSHREKRALPRALISPSLAERIGLSQGDVALIKIPSAEGKTAKHHVQVYLSDSLEEDLVKLPAALLIEATGGEEARGEIEPSRAFQLQLDDSKSRRLLGLKIGDEIDASLVGLRGKLVITGGSDSSGFPMRPDVPGGAKKRVLISQPPGFRPKKRGLRERRIVRGNTIVDDLVQVNAKLVLD